A single window of Myxocyprinus asiaticus isolate MX2 ecotype Aquarium Trade chromosome 48, UBuf_Myxa_2, whole genome shotgun sequence DNA harbors:
- the LOC127437194 gene encoding leucine-rich repeat-containing protein 10B-like, producing the protein MGNSSRKEAEEVLEDEELPLGVDKLLASGDPVLDLSYYKFRRLPRQVSDLQHLEKLYVCGNRLRDIPKCIVQLQGLRTLALDFNKLDDIPLSVCQLTNLTCLYLGSNRLMSLPPEVRNLQSLRCLWVESNYFQRFPKQLYDLPHLRSLQFGDNRLRTLPSDLWRMEALRGLWLYGNRFQEFPRVLLKMEQLEILDLDRNRISEFPNLHHLPALQLFSYDHNPVKEPPRVGEEVLIVGEGAEEVLQDRDRRKEAKERAEKEAEDVAAAAAAAANPVIHGILKKLRMSSALNLAAAKEKETNGAIPSSATEGNEDEPQSKDEWAESERQGVTLDEAELGYEEEGLGYEWEELIYEGEGYEGYEGAGLEYERAEMDYVYEGEELEEHAQGGGA; encoded by the coding sequence ATGGGCAACTCGTCTCGAAAAGAGGCAGAGGAGGTCCTTGAGGACGAAGAGCTGCCGCTCGGTGTCGATAAACTCTTGGCAAGTGGAGACCCGGTGTTGGACTTGAGTTACTACAAGTTCCGCCGGCTTCCTCGTCAAGTCTCGGATCTGCAACATCTGGAGAAGCTCTACGTTTGTGGAAACCGTCTTCGTGACATCCCCAAATGTATCGTGCAGCTGCAAGGCTTGCGCACCTTGGCGCTCGATTTCAATAAGCTTGATGACATCCCGTTGTCGGTGTGCCAGCTGACCAATCTCACCTGTCTCTACCTGGGCAGCAACCGGTTGATGAGTTTGCCTCCAGAAGTGAGGAACCTTCAGAGCTTACGCTGCCTTTGGGTTGAAAGTAACTACTTCCAGCGATTCCCCAAGCAGTTATATGACCTTCCCCATCTACGCTCATTGCAATTCGGGGACAACCGACTACGCACGCTGCCTTCGGACTTATGGCGCATGGAGGCCTTGCGAGGACTCTGGCTGTACGGAAACCGCTTCCAGGAGTTTCCACGCGTGCTCCTCAAGATGGAGCAACTGGAGATCCTGGATTTGGACCGTAATCGGATATCGGAGTTCCCCAACTTGCATCATCTTCCAGCGCTGCAGCTCTTCTCCTATGACCACAACCCTGTCAAGGAGCCACCACGTGTGGGGGAGGAGGTGTTAATTGTTGGCGAAGGGGCTGAGGAGGTCCTACAGGATAGAGACAGAAGGAAAGAGGCAAAAGAGCGTGCAGAGAAGGAGGCGGAGGATGTGGCAGCCGCGGCTGCAGCGGCAGCTAACCCCGTTATTCATGGAATACTTAAGAAACTTCGAATGAGCTCCGCTCTTAACCTAGCAGCTGCTAAGGAGAAAGAAACAAATGGCGCAATTCCATCATCAGCCACGGAGGGCAATGAAGATGAACCACAAAGTAAAGATGAATGGGCGGAGTCTGAGAGACAAGGTGTGACGCTTGATGAGGCAGAGCTTGGGTATGAGGAGGAGGGCCTAGGGTATGAATGGGAGGAGCTAATATATGAGGGGGAGGGCTATGAAGGGTATGAAGGGGCAGGGTTAGAGTATGAAAGAGCAGAAATGGATTATGTCTATGAAGGGGAGGAGCTGGAGGAACACGCACAAGGGGGAGGAGCTTGA